In Salmo salar chromosome ssa03, Ssal_v3.1, whole genome shotgun sequence, a single genomic region encodes these proteins:
- the LOC123724055 gene encoding charged multivesicular body protein 6 isoform X2 yields MGNVFGRKSRPSRVTEQDRAILQLKQQRDKLKHYQKRVTLQLEKERSLAKQLLKDGKKEKALVLLKKKRYQDQLLDKTETQISNLERMVQDIEFVQIEMKVIEGLKVGNDCLKSMHEAMSLEDVERIMDETQDAIEYQRQIDEMLSGSLTQEDEDAVLSELEAITQGEDVELPEVPTEPLPEVPEPAETEPERRPARNKENREMLAA; encoded by the exons ATGGGAAACGTTTTCGGGAGAAAGAGTCGCCCTTCTCGAGTCACAGAACAAGACCGAGCGATTCTG CAACTGAAACAGCAGAGAGATAAACTGAAGCACTACCAGAAGAGAGTCACCCTgcagctggagaaggagaggagtctGGCCAAGCAGCTGCTGAAGGATGGAAAGAAAGA GAAGGCACTGGTTCTTCTCAAGAAGAAGCGTTATCAGGATCAACTGCTAGACAAGACTGAGACCCAGATATCAAACCTGGAACGCATG GTTCAAGACATTGAGTTTGTCCAGATCGAGATGAAAGTCATTGAGGGGCTGAAGGTTGGAAATGACTGTCTGAAGAGTATGCATGAG GCCATGTCACTAGAGGATGTGGAGAGGATCATGGATGAGACCCAGGATGCTATAGAATACCAGAGG CAAATAGATGAGATGCTGTCAGGCTCCCTGACTCAGGAGGATGAGGATGCTGTGCTATCTGAGCTGGAGGCTATCACTCAG GGAGAAGATGTAGAACTTCCAGAGGTCCCCACTGAGCCTCTACCAGAGGTCCCAGAACCAGCTGAAACAGAGCCAG AGAGAAGACCAGCAAGGAACAAGGAGAACAGAGAGATGCTGGCAGCGTAG
- the LOC123724055 gene encoding charged multivesicular body protein 6 isoform X1 gives MGNVFGRKSRPSRVTEQDRAILQLKQQRDKLKHYQKRVTLQLEKERSLAKQLLKDGKKEKALVLLKKKRYQDQLLDKTETQISNLERMVQDIEFVQIEMKVIEGLKVGNDCLKSMHEAMSLEDVERIMDETQDAIEYQRQIDEMLSGSLTQEDEDAVLSELEAITQGEDVELPEVPTEPLPEVPEPAETEPGNERRPARNKENREMLAA, from the exons ATGGGAAACGTTTTCGGGAGAAAGAGTCGCCCTTCTCGAGTCACAGAACAAGACCGAGCGATTCTG CAACTGAAACAGCAGAGAGATAAACTGAAGCACTACCAGAAGAGAGTCACCCTgcagctggagaaggagaggagtctGGCCAAGCAGCTGCTGAAGGATGGAAAGAAAGA GAAGGCACTGGTTCTTCTCAAGAAGAAGCGTTATCAGGATCAACTGCTAGACAAGACTGAGACCCAGATATCAAACCTGGAACGCATG GTTCAAGACATTGAGTTTGTCCAGATCGAGATGAAAGTCATTGAGGGGCTGAAGGTTGGAAATGACTGTCTGAAGAGTATGCATGAG GCCATGTCACTAGAGGATGTGGAGAGGATCATGGATGAGACCCAGGATGCTATAGAATACCAGAGG CAAATAGATGAGATGCTGTCAGGCTCCCTGACTCAGGAGGATGAGGATGCTGTGCTATCTGAGCTGGAGGCTATCACTCAG GGAGAAGATGTAGAACTTCCAGAGGTCCCCACTGAGCCTCTACCAGAGGTCCCAGAACCAGCTGAAACAGAGCCAGGTAACG AGAGAAGACCAGCAAGGAACAAGGAGAACAGAGAGATGCTGGCAGCGTAG